One Candidatus Hydrogenedentota bacterium genomic region harbors:
- a CDS encoding Gfo/Idh/MocA family oxidoreductase — translation MHQPMRFAVIGCGMLARSQHIPNIARSAKTQLHTCCDVSETALRACREQFGVQKITTDYLEAINDPEVEGVVLATTEKLRLPVIAACAEAGKPVYVEKPVAGTLEEAREIQKIVKSAGIPFCAGHNRRNSPAMLDAHRIFRGHMEDPKPCPWRFDREGGVRPALPDDGVAGMSVRINDDWYSWKGWVFDKEQARFGPMLFEMTHFTDLCNWFLAAEPEEAAALSGGMLNHGVVIRYKTGEIATIFMGANGSFGYPKELYEVMGNGGVVVVDHMVEVRTAGIADAPPRICYDMLDDRFPDVGVQGGLPGWLDKKRRACEEISRGADPLLILAACPDRGHGQAIDRFVDEIRGEGPMVCGIDDAVLATRVAFAAIRSDLERRVVKLEEI, via the coding sequence ATGCACCAGCCAATGAGGTTCGCGGTTATCGGGTGCGGGATGCTTGCACGCAGCCAGCACATCCCCAATATTGCCCGGTCTGCGAAAACGCAATTGCACACGTGTTGCGATGTCTCCGAAACGGCCCTTCGCGCATGCCGCGAACAGTTCGGCGTGCAGAAGATTACCACCGACTACCTCGAGGCTATCAACGACCCCGAGGTCGAGGGCGTGGTACTGGCCACCACCGAGAAACTGCGGCTCCCGGTCATTGCGGCGTGCGCGGAGGCAGGCAAGCCGGTATACGTCGAGAAACCCGTCGCGGGGACACTCGAGGAAGCGCGCGAGATTCAAAAGATCGTCAAGAGCGCGGGCATTCCCTTCTGCGCGGGGCATAACAGGCGCAACTCGCCCGCCATGCTCGACGCGCACCGCATTTTCCGCGGTCATATGGAGGATCCCAAGCCGTGTCCATGGCGCTTCGACCGCGAAGGCGGCGTCCGGCCCGCGCTGCCCGACGACGGCGTGGCGGGGATGTCTGTCCGTATCAACGACGACTGGTACTCATGGAAAGGCTGGGTCTTCGACAAGGAACAGGCGCGATTCGGGCCGATGCTGTTCGAGATGACGCATTTCACCGACCTGTGCAACTGGTTTTTGGCGGCCGAACCCGAGGAAGCGGCGGCCTTGTCGGGCGGCATGCTCAATCATGGCGTGGTGATCCGCTACAAGACCGGGGAGATCGCCACCATCTTCATGGGCGCGAACGGGAGTTTCGGCTACCCAAAAGAGTTGTACGAGGTCATGGGCAACGGCGGCGTTGTGGTTGTTGACCACATGGTCGAAGTGCGCACGGCAGGCATCGCGGACGCCCCCCCGCGAATTTGTTACGACATGCTCGACGACCGGTTCCCCGATGTTGGCGTCCAGGGCGGTCTTCCGGGCTGGCTGGACAAGAAGCGCCGGGCGTGCGAGGAAATCTCGCGCGGCGCCGACCCCCTACTCATTCTTGCTGCATGCCCCGATCGCGGACACGGACAAGCCATCGACCGGTTTGTCGACGAAATCCGCGGCGAAGGGCCCATGGTTTGCGGCATCGACGATGCGGTCCTCGCTACCCGGGTGGCGTTCGCCGCCATCCGGTCCGACCTCGAACGCCGGGTGGTCAAGCTCGAGGAAATCTAG